In a genomic window of Paracoccaceae bacterium:
- a CDS encoding TRAP transporter large permease: MEPIEIGLWVSAGLLTFVILGMRVAFAAALAGFVGLVWLRWNGFDYDPDRFWKAVEISVKIAGLTPHSKVSAQVLSLIPVFIMIGYMAYHAKLTTALFTACKRWIAWVPGGLAVSTVFATAGFAAVSGASVATAAVFARIAIPEMLKIGYNKQFAAGVVAAGGTLASLIPPSAILVIYAIIVEQDVGKLLLAGFLPGMFSAIVYAALIIGIAVIFKTVGPPVGGFSWRERFESLPPALPILAVVVIIIFFVYNPFGDAWGTPTEGGAIGAFIIFLMALYRGMRWKQLKSALLDTAKLTVMIFSIIWGVLIYVRFLGFAELPEAFADWITSLEMSPMLILICILLAYAVLGMFMDAIGMLLLTLPVVYPAVMALNGGETVAAADSAFGMSGPMCAIWFGILVVKMAEFCLITPPIGLNCFVVAGVRDDLTVQDVFKGVTPFFIADGVTIALLVAFPGIVLFLPSLAG, from the coding sequence ATGGAACCTATTGAAATCGGATTGTGGGTCAGTGCGGGCCTGCTGACGTTCGTGATACTGGGCATGCGTGTGGCATTTGCAGCCGCCTTGGCCGGGTTTGTTGGCCTTGTTTGGCTCCGCTGGAACGGATTTGACTATGATCCGGATCGCTTCTGGAAAGCCGTTGAGATCAGCGTCAAAATCGCTGGTCTGACGCCCCATTCCAAGGTCTCCGCGCAGGTGCTGAGCTTGATCCCGGTCTTTATCATGATCGGCTATATGGCCTATCACGCGAAACTTACCACGGCGCTTTTTACGGCTTGCAAACGCTGGATTGCGTGGGTGCCGGGCGGGCTTGCCGTGTCCACGGTTTTTGCCACCGCCGGGTTTGCCGCCGTGTCAGGTGCCTCTGTGGCAACCGCTGCCGTTTTTGCCCGCATTGCCATCCCAGAGATGCTCAAGATCGGGTACAATAAACAATTCGCCGCAGGCGTGGTGGCCGCTGGCGGTACACTTGCCTCGCTTATTCCACCCTCTGCAATCCTTGTGATCTACGCGATCATCGTGGAGCAGGATGTCGGTAAACTGCTGCTCGCGGGCTTCTTGCCGGGTATGTTTTCCGCCATTGTCTACGCCGCCCTGATCATCGGCATCGCGGTGATTTTCAAAACCGTCGGTCCACCGGTTGGTGGCTTTTCATGGCGCGAACGTTTTGAATCCCTGCCGCCCGCGCTGCCCATTCTGGCGGTGGTCGTGATCATCATCTTTTTTGTCTACAACCCCTTTGGTGATGCCTGGGGGACACCAACCGAAGGCGGCGCGATTGGCGCGTTTATCATATTCCTGATGGCGCTTTATCGCGGCATGCGCTGGAAACAACTCAAGAGCGCATTGCTGGATACCGCAAAACTCACCGTGATGATTTTTTCCATCATCTGGGGCGTGCTGATCTATGTGCGTTTCCTGGGATTTGCCGAATTGCCCGAAGCCTTTGCCGATTGGATCACGTCGCTCGAAATGTCGCCCATGCTGATCCTGATCTGCATCCTGCTGGCCTATGCGGTACTGGGCATGTTCATGGACGCGATTGGCATGCTTCTCTTGACGCTGCCCGTGGTTTATCCGGCAGTCATGGCGCTCAATGGCGGTGAAACCGTGGCCGCCGCAGACAGCGCGTTTGGCATGTCTGGTCCGATGTGTGCGATCTGGTTCGGGATATTGGTGGTCAAAATGGCAGAGTTCTGTCTGATCACCCCGCCCATCGGCCTCAACTGTTTTGTGGTGGCGGGCGTGCGTGATGATTTGACGGTTCAGGATGTATTCAAAGGTGTGACCCCTTTCTTTATCGCCGATGGCGTGACCATCGCGCTCCTCGTTGCTTTCCCGGGCATCGTTCTGTTTCTGCCGTCACTGGCGGGGTAA
- a CDS encoding C4-dicarboxylate TRAP transporter substrate-binding protein — MNKYLSGAAVAAISFAFVSEAAATEWNVSVWGKRRAFTEHVEKLAELVSEKTNGEFTMNVSYGGLSKNRENLDGISIGAFEMAQFCAGYHADKNRVITVLELPFLGVENLEQEVAVSAAVYAHPAATEEMAQWNAKLLMTSPMPQYNLVGTGEPRDELAEFEGMRVRATGGLGAAFKAVGGVPTSVTATEAYQAMEGGVVDTVAFAQHAHLSFGTINQADWWTANLNPGTVNCPVVVNIDAYESLSDAEREALDSSIPEAIDHYLANYGELLKKWDSVLEEKGVQKVEIDPAVISEFRAIAADPAKDAWIADMEAQGLPGQELYDLVVKTLAEAKGGS; from the coding sequence ATGAACAAATATCTATCCGGCGCAGCTGTTGCTGCGATCAGTTTTGCTTTCGTGTCCGAGGCCGCCGCGACCGAATGGAACGTGTCTGTCTGGGGCAAGCGTCGCGCCTTTACCGAGCATGTTGAAAAACTCGCTGAGCTTGTGTCCGAGAAGACCAACGGCGAATTCACCATGAACGTCAGCTACGGTGGTCTGTCCAAGAACCGCGAAAACCTCGACGGTATCTCCATTGGTGCTTTTGAAATGGCACAGTTTTGTGCAGGTTACCACGCCGATAAGAACCGCGTGATCACCGTTCTGGAATTGCCGTTCCTTGGTGTTGAAAACCTGGAGCAGGAAGTGGCAGTTTCCGCTGCCGTTTACGCGCATCCCGCCGCCACCGAAGAGATGGCGCAGTGGAATGCCAAACTGCTGATGACCTCGCCGATGCCGCAGTACAACCTTGTTGGCACGGGCGAGCCGCGCGACGAATTGGCCGAATTCGAGGGCATGCGCGTGCGTGCCACCGGCGGTTTGGGCGCGGCATTCAAAGCCGTTGGCGGCGTGCCGACATCTGTGACCGCAACCGAAGCCTATCAGGCGATGGAAGGCGGCGTGGTTGACACAGTGGCTTTTGCACAGCACGCGCATCTGAGTTTTGGCACGATCAATCAAGCGGATTGGTGGACGGCAAACCTTAACCCCGGCACAGTGAATTGCCCGGTTGTGGTGAACATCGACGCCTACGAGTCCCTCAGCGATGCGGAACGCGAAGCGCTTGACAGCTCAATCCCGGAAGCCATTGATCACTATCTGGCCAACTATGGCGAGCTGTTGAAAAAGTGGGATTCTGTGCTGGAAGAAAAAGGTGTTCAGAAGGTCGAGATCGATCCTGCCGTTATTTCTGAGTTCCGCGCGATCGCCGCAGATCCGGCAAAGGACGCGTGGATCGCCGACATGGAAGCCCAAGGCCTGCCCGGTCAGGAGCTTTATGATCTGGTGGTCAAAACGCTCGCTGAAGCCAAAGGCGGCAGCTAA
- a CDS encoding flavin reductase family protein, producing the protein MPPDTGFFVPTPERQRDLRSAFACFGTGVTVITTQTSEGPLGITANSFSSVSLEPPLVLWSPAIAARRHDPFAAAETFCIHILGADQMPLARHFATEGHGFDAFDWTPGPLGAPRLEGCLAEFHCSKYAIHPAGDHSVILGEIHHVFQADSEIQGLLFKRGQFGNFTPDP; encoded by the coding sequence ATGCCGCCTGACACTGGCTTTTTCGTGCCAACACCGGAACGGCAACGTGACCTGCGCAGCGCTTTCGCCTGTTTTGGCACCGGCGTGACTGTGATCACCACGCAAACATCTGAAGGACCGTTAGGAATAACAGCCAACTCTTTTTCGTCCGTTTCGCTGGAGCCGCCTTTGGTGCTGTGGTCGCCTGCCATCGCCGCCCGCCGCCATGACCCCTTTGCCGCTGCAGAGACGTTTTGCATCCACATTCTTGGTGCGGATCAGATGCCGCTTGCACGTCACTTTGCAACCGAAGGACATGGGTTTGATGCATTCGACTGGACCCCGGGACCCTTAGGGGCACCGAGATTGGAGGGATGTCTGGCAGAGTTTCATTGCAGCAAATATGCCATCCACCCTGCGGGCGACCATTCTGTGATACTGGGCGAGATCCACCATGTTTTTCAGGCGGACTCAGAGATACAGGGCCTTTTGTTCAAACGCGGACAGTTTGGAAATTTCACACCTGATCCGTGA
- a CDS encoding NIPSNAP family protein produces the protein MLTCIIRYQIDPTKKAHFIQYARNWGQAIPRCGADLIGYYAPHEGSSTLAYGIYNIPNLATYEAYRARLADDPLGRENYEFAQSEKFLLREDRTFLKLASAPHGEPT, from the coding sequence ATGCTTACCTGTATCATCCGCTATCAGATCGACCCGACAAAAAAGGCGCATTTCATTCAGTATGCACGAAATTGGGGGCAAGCCATTCCAAGATGTGGCGCAGATTTGATTGGCTATTATGCGCCTCATGAAGGATCATCAACACTCGCTTACGGGATTTACAACATCCCCAACCTTGCCACCTATGAGGCTTATCGCGCGCGTTTGGCAGATGACCCGCTGGGCCGTGAGAATTACGAATTTGCGCAATCAGAAAAATTTCTGCTGCGCGAAGACCGGACCTTTTTGAAGCTGGCCTCCGCGCCACATGGAGAACCTACGTGA
- a CDS encoding winged helix-turn-helix domain-containing protein, which produces MKEGPDIARIAALIGDPARANMLTALMTGKALTATELAAEAGITSQTASSHLAKLDAGGLLRPLKQGRHKYFSLASDDVAQVLEGLMGLAVKTGHLRTRTGPKDAALRKARVCYNHLAGDMGIQMFDSFMTRGFLEIDGEVLRLTSSGDGFVQGFGVDLVLLRSQKSPLCKECLDWSARRSHLAGSLGRALLSQIEARGWAARQPDSRAVTFSRRGEQAFQAQLIEAPAS; this is translated from the coding sequence ATGAAAGAAGGACCAGACATCGCGCGCATCGCCGCCCTGATCGGGGATCCTGCGCGCGCCAACATGTTGACCGCGCTGATGACTGGTAAGGCGTTGACCGCCACTGAACTGGCGGCAGAAGCCGGGATTACCAGCCAGACCGCGAGTTCGCATTTGGCGAAACTGGATGCGGGCGGTTTGCTGAGGCCCCTTAAACAAGGCCGGCACAAGTATTTCTCGCTGGCCAGTGATGATGTGGCACAGGTGCTGGAAGGGTTGATGGGTCTGGCGGTCAAAACCGGTCACTTGCGCACGCGCACCGGACCCAAGGACGCCGCCTTGCGCAAGGCGCGTGTGTGTTACAACCATTTGGCGGGCGATATGGGCATTCAAATGTTTGACAGCTTCATGACGCGCGGGTTCTTGGAGATTGACGGCGAAGTATTGCGTTTGACATCAAGCGGTGACGGTTTTGTGCAAGGTTTTGGGGTGGATTTGGTGCTGTTGCGGTCCCAGAAATCGCCTTTGTGCAAGGAGTGTCTGGATTGGAGCGCGCGGCGTTCGCATCTCGCCGGTAGTCTTGGGCGGGCGTTGCTCTCCCAGATCGAAGCGCGCGGCTGGGCGGCACGTCAACCTGACAGTCGCGCTGTGACATTCTCACGTCGGGGGGAACAGGCGTTTCAAGCGCAGTTGATCGAGGCACCCGCGTCATAA
- a CDS encoding antibiotic biosynthesis monooxygenase: protein MIAVIFEVEPAEGRKEDYLEIAAKMRPMLQEVEGFISVERFQSLTDPAKILSLSFFEDEEAVKRWRTLSAHRGAQSDGRAGVFAGYRLRVAGVLRDYGMFDRAQAPEDSKAAHQVDH from the coding sequence GTGATTGCCGTGATATTCGAAGTCGAACCCGCAGAGGGGCGCAAGGAAGATTATCTAGAGATCGCCGCGAAAATGCGCCCTATGCTTCAGGAAGTTGAGGGTTTCATTTCCGTCGAGCGGTTTCAAAGCTTGACAGATCCGGCCAAGATCCTGTCTTTGTCATTCTTCGAGGATGAAGAAGCTGTGAAGCGCTGGCGCACGCTCAGCGCGCATCGCGGGGCGCAATCTGATGGGCGCGCCGGGGTTTTCGCCGGTTACCGTTTGCGGGTCGCCGGCGTGCTGCGCGATTACGGCATGTTTGATCGCGCGCAGGCACCGGAGGATAGCAAGGCAGCCCATCAAGTGGACCACTAA
- the acs gene encoding acetate--CoA ligase: MSDATTSAKTYPPSPQMAAKAHVDAAKYEEMYAASISNPDAFWREQAGRVDWMRPFTEVSDINFDLGSVSINWFSDGTLNVSANCIDRHLAARGDQTAIIWEPDNPEDGALHITYNDLHKSVCKMANVLKDLGVTKGDRVIIYMPMIPEAAYAMLACARIGAIHSIVFAGFSPDALSARVNGSKAKVVITADHAPRGGRATPLKSNADQALLHCSDQVKCLVVKRTGGQTTWVEGRDYDYNALAAEASADCAPEEMGAEDPLFVLYTSGSTGQPKGVVHTTGGYIVYAAMTHEITFDYHDGDVFWCSADVGWVTGHSYIVYGPLANGATTVMFEGVPTYPDASRFWEVCDKHKVNQFYTAPTAIRALMGQGTAFVEKCDLSSLRLLGTVGEPINPEAWNWYNDVVGKGKCPIVDTWWQTETGGHLMTPLPGAHAMKPGSAMKPYFGIKPVVLEPTTGEEIHGNDVEGVLCIASSWPGQMRTIWGDHERFEKTYFSDYKGYYFTGDGCKRDVEGDYWITGRVDDVINVSGHRMGTAEVESALVAHAKVAEAAVVGYPHDIKGQGIYCYVTLMGGEEPSEELRKELRSWVRAEIGPIASPDLIQWAPGLPKTRSGKIMRRILRKIAENDFGALGDTSTLADPSVVDDLIENRMTKT; encoded by the coding sequence ATGTCCGACGCAACCACATCCGCCAAAACCTATCCACCATCGCCCCAAATGGCTGCAAAGGCACATGTAGATGCCGCGAAGTATGAAGAAATGTACGCCGCATCCATTTCGAACCCCGATGCGTTCTGGCGCGAACAAGCCGGGCGCGTCGACTGGATGCGGCCTTTTACAGAAGTCAGCGACATCAACTTTGATCTGGGATCGGTGTCAATCAATTGGTTTTCTGACGGCACGTTGAATGTCTCCGCCAATTGCATTGACCGGCATTTGGCGGCACGCGGCGATCAGACTGCAATCATCTGGGAGCCTGACAACCCCGAAGATGGCGCGCTACACATCACCTACAACGACCTGCACAAATCCGTTTGCAAAATGGCCAATGTACTCAAGGACCTGGGCGTTACCAAGGGTGATCGGGTGATTATCTATATGCCGATGATCCCAGAGGCGGCTTATGCCATGTTGGCCTGTGCACGCATTGGCGCGATCCATTCGATTGTCTTTGCCGGTTTCTCGCCGGATGCGCTATCTGCGCGGGTGAATGGATCCAAGGCCAAGGTCGTGATCACTGCCGACCATGCCCCTCGCGGGGGGCGCGCGACGCCGCTGAAATCCAATGCAGATCAGGCCTTGCTGCACTGCTCTGATCAGGTCAAATGCCTCGTGGTCAAGCGCACGGGAGGACAGACCACATGGGTTGAGGGGCGCGATTACGACTATAATGCGCTAGCGGCTGAGGCCTCGGCGGACTGCGCGCCCGAGGAAATGGGCGCTGAAGATCCATTGTTCGTGCTCTATACCTCCGGCTCCACCGGGCAACCCAAGGGCGTTGTGCACACCACGGGCGGTTACATTGTTTACGCCGCAATGACACATGAAATAACCTTCGACTATCACGATGGCGACGTGTTCTGGTGTTCCGCAGATGTCGGCTGGGTTACCGGCCACAGCTACATCGTCTATGGACCGCTGGCCAACGGAGCGACCACTGTGATGTTTGAGGGGGTGCCCACCTACCCGGACGCCAGCCGGTTCTGGGAAGTCTGTGACAAACACAAGGTCAACCAGTTCTATACCGCCCCTACGGCCATTCGCGCGCTGATGGGACAGGGAACGGCGTTTGTCGAGAAATGCGACCTCAGCAGCCTGCGCTTGCTGGGCACCGTGGGCGAGCCGATCAACCCCGAAGCCTGGAACTGGTACAACGACGTTGTCGGAAAGGGTAAATGCCCCATTGTTGACACCTGGTGGCAGACCGAAACCGGTGGACATCTGATGACCCCCCTGCCCGGCGCGCATGCCATGAAACCGGGCTCCGCAATGAAGCCGTATTTTGGCATCAAACCTGTCGTTTTGGAGCCGACCACCGGCGAAGAGATCCATGGCAATGACGTTGAGGGAGTCCTCTGCATCGCCAGCAGCTGGCCGGGCCAGATGCGCACCATCTGGGGTGATCATGAGCGGTTCGAGAAAACCTATTTCTCAGATTACAAAGGGTACTATTTCACCGGGGACGGATGCAAACGCGACGTGGAAGGGGATTATTGGATCACCGGGCGGGTTGATGACGTTATCAACGTCTCCGGTCACCGGATGGGCACAGCGGAGGTTGAAAGTGCGCTGGTAGCCCATGCAAAGGTCGCAGAGGCCGCCGTTGTCGGATACCCGCATGATATCAAGGGACAAGGCATCTATTGCTACGTGACCTTGATGGGCGGAGAGGAACCCTCCGAAGAACTGCGCAAGGAGTTGCGCAGTTGGGTACGCGCCGAAATCGGACCCATTGCAAGCCCGGATCTGATCCAATGGGCCCCGGGCCTGCCGAAAACCCGGTCGGGCAAAATCATGCGTCGGATCCTGCGCAAGATCGCGGAGAATGATTTTGGCGCGCTTGGTGATACATCGACACTCGCCGACCCCTCGGTTGTGGATGATCTGATCGAGAACCGGATGACCAAGACCTGA
- a CDS encoding TRAP transporter small permease: protein MAGSAAVLEDSSLLSRLDRALLPLEKFCALLSGLAIFSLMFLAAYSVTGRKFFASPMAGYVDYIEAAMPIIAIMGVSYVQRDGTHVRMDMLVSALRGRMLWFFELVSVLLILLVIVALTWGAWEHFDRSFDCARPWCSRDSSIDVGLPIWPSKLVVPIAFAVLCLRLILQAWGYGRALVLGLENPVAVPLNLSVAEQARLEAEALDGAD from the coding sequence ATGGCGGGATCCGCAGCCGTGCTCGAAGATTCCAGTCTGCTCAGCCGACTGGATCGTGCACTATTACCACTCGAAAAATTCTGCGCCCTGCTGAGCGGCCTTGCTATTTTTTCGCTGATGTTTCTGGCGGCCTATTCGGTGACGGGGCGTAAATTCTTTGCCTCCCCGATGGCGGGGTACGTCGATTACATCGAGGCGGCCATGCCCATCATCGCGATCATGGGCGTCTCTTACGTGCAGCGTGACGGCACCCATGTGCGCATGGATATGTTGGTCAGCGCTCTCAGAGGACGCATGTTGTGGTTCTTTGAACTGGTTTCCGTCTTGCTGATCCTGTTGGTGATTGTCGCCCTGACTTGGGGCGCGTGGGAACATTTTGACCGCTCGTTTGATTGCGCCCGCCCGTGGTGCAGCCGGGACAGTTCAATCGATGTGGGCCTGCCTATCTGGCCTTCCAAACTGGTGGTGCCGATCGCCTTTGCAGTGCTCTGCCTGCGTCTGATCCTGCAGGCCTGGGGATACGGGCGCGCATTGGTCTTGGGACTGGAAAACCCTGTTGCCGTGCCGCTCAACCTTAGTGTGGCAGAACAAGCCCGTTTAGAGGCTGAAGCATTGGATGGGGCGGACTGA